In Nocardioides nitrophenolicus, the genomic window CCACCACACCCCCCTCGCGCAGCAGGCCGACCTGGCCGGCGATCGCCCGTGCCGTGCGGGGATGGTCGCCCGTCAGCATGGCGACCCGGATCCCGGCCCGGCGGCACTGGCCGAGCGCCGCCGCGACGTCGGGACGCGGGGGGTCCTGGAGGCCGAGCAGAGCGTGGAAGGTGAGATCGTGCTCGTTCGCCTCGCCCCCGTCCGCGGGCCCCGGGCGACCGGCGACGGCGAGGACGCGCAGGCCGGCATCGGTCAGCTCGGCCAGTGTCGCGCGAAGACCGTCGGGAACCGCACGGCAGCGCGCGAGCACGGCCTCCGGGGCCCCGAGGACGGCGACCTGCCCGTCGTACCACGCCGAGCTCACCATCCGCTCCGGCGTATAGGGACAGCGCACGACGACGTCCTCGACCGGAGCGCCGACGCGCAGGGCCAGGGCGTGCAGGGCAGCCTCCATCGGGTCGCCGACGGGCGACCAGTCCCCGTCTCGGTCCCTGACCCGGCCCGTCACGCAGCGCAGGGCGGAGCGGGCCGCCTGCCGCAGGTCGGCCAGGTCGCCGGTGCCGGTGAGCACAGCGGTCGGCGCGTACCCGTCGCCGGCGATGTCGTGCCGTCCCGACGGCGTGACGACCGTGACCACGTTCATCCGGTTCTGGGTGATGGTGCCTGTCTTGTCGGTGCAGATGAAGGTGGTCGCCCCGAGCGTCTCGACCGCGTCGAGACGGCGCACGAGCGCCCGCTCGCCCGCCATCCGCTGCGCGCCGCGGGCCAAGGAGAGGGTGACGGTCGGCAGCAGGCCCTCGGGGACGAGCGCGACCGAGACCCCGACGCCGAAGAGGAACGCCTCGGTCGCGTCGAGACCGAGCAGGAGCGAGCCGAGGCCGAGCCCGATCCCGACCGTGAACGCCACGACGGCCACCACGCGCACCACCTTGCGCAGCTGCACGGTGAGCGGGCTCGGCGGGCGGTGAGCGGTCTCGGACAGACGCGAGATCCCGGCGAGGGTGGTCTCGGGACCGACGGCGACCACTCGGGCCCGGGCGCGTCCCTGGGTGACGAAGGTGCCGGACATGAGCGTGTCGCCGACGCCGTGGACGACGGCGGCGCTCTCGCCGGTGAGCAGTGACTCGTCGACGGCGAGGCCCTCGGCGGAGATCACCCGCAGGTCCGCGGCGATCCGGTCGCCTGCCTCGACCAGGACGATGTCGTCGACCACGAGGTCGGTGGCGTCCACCGGGACCCGATGACCGGACCGGATGACCAGCGCCCGGGACGGGAGCAGCGCGCGCAGCCTCTCGGTGGAGCGATCGGCGTGGAACTCCTGCCAGAAGGCGAACAGGGCGTTCAGCACGACGATGAGTGAGATCGCCGTGCCGAGCTCGGGCATCCCGCCGATCACCGCCAGGGCGGCGGCCACCCAGAGCAGGACCGCGAGCAGGTGGGTCATCTGGTCGACGAGCAGCCGCCACGCCGGCTTGCGCCGAGCGCGGGGC contains:
- a CDS encoding cation-translocating P-type ATPase, with protein sequence MTGAARAAAVGEPPAGLDDQQVMESRRVHGPNVMPRARRKPAWRLLVDQMTHLLAVLLWVAAALAVIGGMPELGTAISLIVVLNALFAFWQEFHADRSTERLRALLPSRALVIRSGHRVPVDATDLVVDDIVLVEAGDRIAADLRVISAEGLAVDESLLTGESAAVVHGVGDTLMSGTFVTQGRARARVVAVGPETTLAGISRLSETAHRPPSPLTVQLRKVVRVVAVVAFTVGIGLGLGSLLLGLDATEAFLFGVGVSVALVPEGLLPTVTLSLARGAQRMAGERALVRRLDAVETLGATTFICTDKTGTITQNRMNVVTVVTPSGRHDIAGDGYAPTAVLTGTGDLADLRQAARSALRCVTGRVRDRDGDWSPVGDPMEAALHALALRVGAPVEDVVVRCPYTPERMVSSAWYDGQVAVLGAPEAVLARCRAVPDGLRATLAELTDAGLRVLAVAGRPGPADGGEANEHDLTFHALLGLQDPPRPDVAAALGQCRRAGIRVAMLTGDHPRTARAIAGQVGLLREGGVVVEGKDLPADDGELAALLDSESGAVVARVTPADKLRIARALRRGGHVVAMTGDGVNDAPALRAADVGVAMGASGSDVAREAADLVLLDDHFATIVTAVELGRATTQNVRRFLTFHLTDNVAELAPFAAWALSGGSFPLAIGVLQVLALDIGTDMLPALALGAEPGRADVMRGRRRRTLIDRGLAVRAFLVLGLTEAILALTAFTVVLTSHGWRWGSTPDPSTLAVASGTAFAVIAGTQVANAFACRSTRLPVWRLDLLGNRLVLVAVAAEVLLLLVFLGVPPVADLLGGSFPDAGGWLLVLGSAGALILVDGVAKRLRGTKVPRGPGAAPLPAASSGGEARSDPEEAP